A section of the Candidatus Bathyarchaeota archaeon genome encodes:
- a CDS encoding tetrahydromethanopterin S-methyltransferase subunit A, whose product MNKLLKVKPPKAYPPEDGGYLRGNDYSPVGVVILLHTAQEKIPDFLKELAKVSVESGAALAGFLQTENLGIEKIICNIVANPNIRYIVLCGIESAGHHPGQTFEAFMENGIDDKRTIIGAISQTPYLYNISYEAIERFRKQVKLVSLLIEDDRKLRIDPERVKKIINACIQEAPTQILKFRLYDLGAYPEPPIYQKITWRIERPWTHHSEEDAEKLNKIKEMAALRYKKEMERKRTR is encoded by the coding sequence TTGAACAAGCTTCTGAAAGTTAAACCTCCGAAAGCGTATCCTCCTGAGGATGGGGGGTACCTAAGAGGGAATGACTATTCACCTGTAGGAGTGGTTATTCTACTTCACACCGCCCAGGAAAAGATTCCTGATTTTCTAAAGGAGCTTGCTAAAGTTTCAGTCGAGTCAGGAGCTGCCTTGGCTGGCTTTCTTCAAACAGAGAATTTAGGTATAGAGAAAATAATCTGTAATATAGTAGCCAATCCTAATATTAGATATATAGTCCTTTGTGGGATTGAGTCAGCGGGCCATCATCCTGGACAGACCTTCGAGGCTTTCATGGAGAATGGTATTGACGATAAAAGAACAATAATCGGGGCAATATCTCAAACCCCATACCTTTACAATATCTCATATGAAGCCATAGAACGTTTCCGCAAACAGGTTAAGCTAGTAAGTCTATTGATTGAGGACGATAGAAAACTTAGGATTGATCCCGAAAGAGTCAAGAAGATAATTAACGCTTGTATACAAGAAGCGCCCACCCAGATTCTCAAATTCAGACTATATGATCTTGGAGCCTACCCTGAACCACCAATATATCAGAAGATAACTTGGCGAATCGAGAGACCTTGGACCCATCATTCTGAAGAGGATGCAGAAAAGTTGAATAAGATAAAGGAGATGGCTGCACTCAGATATAAAAAAGAGATGGAGCGGAAGCGTACACGTTAG
- a CDS encoding nitroreductase family protein, producing MDVLDAIKTRKSVRSYLVKPVEDDKLNAILNAGRRAPSAANRQEWRFVIVRDPAIRQRIAEAADGQTFVGEAPVIVVACAETDVRIMRCGQLSYPIDVAIALDHISLAAVELGLGTCWIGAFDEHKVKEILGIPKEIRVVELMPLGYPSDPSPVEKNRLPMDMIAKYDHW from the coding sequence ATGGATGTTTTAGACGCTATAAAAACCAGAAAAAGTGTACGCAGTTATTTGGTTAAACCTGTGGAGGATGATAAGTTGAATGCTATCCTAAATGCTGGGAGACGTGCACCTTCGGCAGCAAACCGTCAGGAGTGGAGATTTGTTATTGTTCGAGATCCTGCAATAAGACAGAGAATTGCTGAGGCTGCGGATGGACAAACCTTTGTTGGAGAAGCACCTGTTATTGTCGTTGCTTGTGCTGAAACAGACGTGCGTATTATGAGGTGTGGGCAACTCTCCTACCCAATAGACGTGGCCATAGCACTGGATCACATATCGTTAGCGGCAGTTGAATTAGGTTTGGGTACTTGTTGGATTGGTGCATTTGATGAACATAAAGTAAAGGAAATCCTTGGCATTCCTAAAGAAATACGTGTTGTTGAACTTATGCCGTTAGGATATCCATCTGATCCATCACCAGTAGAGAAAAATCGTCTTCCGATGGATATGATAGCCAAGTATGACCATTGGTAA